One window from the genome of Nicotiana sylvestris chromosome 9, ASM39365v2, whole genome shotgun sequence encodes:
- the LOC138878629 gene encoding uncharacterized protein, whose protein sequence is MAIQYCMGSESNVNEQFKNDQAIDEALKKLIAQQVGNALRAFVNQLSVVPPMPTPNNNTMENPRSGLVNSGIGGTPSESRDGGSETAQGTERPHRANTWSAAYSFIKAHSGAQKVEKIMEDIFKTKQGDSELLREFVGRFQRERMMLPRVPNNWAAMAFASNFNEKSSEAMRRLKKSLREFPATTWNDVYNRYEPYMGPAGRDSRSKQDNSRYDHRSRDRESGSLSRFGKERNARDKRDDDRSLGKFGGYNLNVSTSELVAVLRSMGDKQGYLTELFSEKAKKISKVTVTHEKRVRHALEEESITFDDADANGVLTPHNDTLVISLLVHDTNVKRVLIDPGSFVRVLNEMQAEEKLVPKVHTLSGFDNLSIITKGEVVLTTFAEGVVKDTNFQVVEMDMAYNMILGRPWIHETDVVPSTLHQVIKFPSQWGIRQIRGDQQTSRSINSVADSSTKNEEK, encoded by the exons ATGGCGATACAATATTGCATGGG ATCTGAATCAAATGTGAACGAACAGTTTAAGAATGATCAAGCTATAGATGAAGCCTTAAAAAAATTAATTGCTCAGCAAGTCGGTAATGCTCTTCGAGCTTTTGTTAACCAGTTGTCTGTTGTACCACCAATGCCAACTCCAAACAACAACACCATGGAAAATCCTCGCTCAGGGCTCGTTAACTCAGGTATTGGTGGAACACCCAGCGAATCTCGAGATGGAGGGTCAG aaacagctcaaggaacAGAGcgaccgcatagagcaaatacctggagtGCCGCCT attcatttatcaaagcgcattcgggagctcaaaaagtcgaaaaaataatggaggatattttcaaaacaAAGCAAGGAGATTCAGAGCTGCTTAGAGAATTTGTAggtagattccagcgtgaaaggatGATGTTACCGCGCGTTCCTAATAACTGGGCAGCTATGGCTTTTGCCAGTAATTTTAATGAGAAAAGTTCAGAAGCCATGAGACGACTCAAGAAAAGTCTACGTGAATTTCCAGCgacaacttggaatgatgtttacaacag ATACGAGCCTTACATGGGCCCAGCAGGAAGAGACTCACGTTCAAAGCAAGACAATTCAAGGTATGATCATAGATCGAGAGATAGAGAGTCGGGTTCATTGTCAAGGTTTGGGAAAGAGCGAAACGCACGAGATAagcgagatgatgatagaagctTGGGAAAATTTGGCGGTTACAATTTGAATGTCAGCACATCAGAATTAGTAGCAGTATTAAGAAGCATGGGTGATAAg CAAGGATATCTTACCGAATtgtttagtgaaaaag CCAAGAAAATTTCAAAGGTTACAGTTACACACGAAAAGCGGGTTCGACATGCTTTGGAAGAAGAaagtattacatttgatgatgcagatgcaaATGGCGTATTAACTCCGCACAACGATacactggtaatatctctacttgtacatgacactaatgttaaacgagttttgattgatccaggtagttttgTGAGAGTATTGaatgaaatgcaagctgaagagaAGTTGGTACCCAAGGTGCATACTTTATCTGGCTTTGACAATTTAAGCATCATAACGAAAGGGGAGGTAGTACTTACAACATTCGCAGAGGGAGTTGTCAAAGATACGAATTTTCAGGTGGTAGAGATGgatatggcttacaatatgattctcgggAGACCATGGATTCATGAAACGGATGTTGTGCCATCTACCTTACATCAAGTCATTAAATTCCCATCACAATGGGGAATACGTCAAATCCGTGGTGATCAACAAACATCCAGGAGCATCAACTCTGTAGCAGATTCAAgcacaaaaaatgaagaaaaatag